A region from the Serinibacter arcticus genome encodes:
- a CDS encoding mechanosensitive ion channel family protein — protein sequence MSSTIDYLSGAPLRAGIIIAIGAVTVVVARWVLGRIVRRLSRAPLPTVDTSGRFTVTLGSVPDDHARVRRLKTLHQLLASVITVVVAVVVVSMVLSEFGVDIAPLIASAGVVGVALAFGAQSLVSDLLAGLFMLVENQYNVGDRVELGALGSTLANGTIEEVGLRVTTLRDDDGRLWYVRNGQILRVANESQGWSLAVVDVALAPETEISEARDLVQDLVTSVLAEPSLADAVLPDRPPTVRVSDISATSAVLQVRAHAQPGQNQRVASVLRRRLYAEFTSRGIKLA from the coding sequence GTGAGCTCGACGATCGACTACCTCTCCGGGGCACCCCTGCGGGCCGGCATCATCATCGCGATCGGCGCGGTGACGGTGGTGGTCGCACGGTGGGTGCTGGGCCGGATCGTGCGTCGGCTGAGCCGGGCACCGCTGCCGACCGTCGACACGTCCGGCAGGTTCACCGTCACGCTCGGGTCAGTCCCCGACGACCACGCGCGCGTCCGTCGGCTCAAGACTCTGCACCAGCTGCTCGCCTCGGTCATCACCGTCGTGGTGGCCGTCGTGGTCGTCTCGATGGTCCTGTCGGAGTTCGGCGTCGACATCGCTCCGCTCATCGCTTCGGCCGGCGTGGTCGGCGTCGCCCTCGCGTTCGGTGCCCAGTCGCTGGTCTCGGACCTCCTGGCGGGCCTGTTCATGCTGGTCGAGAACCAGTACAACGTCGGCGACCGGGTCGAGCTCGGGGCGCTCGGCAGCACCCTCGCGAACGGGACGATCGAGGAGGTCGGGCTGCGCGTGACCACCCTGCGCGACGACGACGGCCGGCTCTGGTACGTCCGCAACGGCCAGATCCTGCGGGTCGCGAACGAGTCGCAGGGCTGGTCGCTCGCCGTCGTCGACGTGGCCCTCGCCCCCGAGACCGAGATCAGCGAGGCGCGGGACCTCGTCCAGGACCTCGTGACGTCGGTGCTGGCCGAGCCGTCCCTCGCCGACGCGGTGCTGCCCGACCGTCCGCCGACCGTCCGCGTGAGCGACATCTCCGCGACGTCGGCCGTGCTCCAGGTGCGCGCGCACGCCCAGCCCGGACAGAACCAGCGGGTGGCGTCGGTGCTGCGCCGTCGCCTCTACGCGGAGTTCACCAGCCGGGGGATCAAGCTCGCCTGA
- a CDS encoding glucose PTS transporter subunit EIIB encodes MSKELEFLADLGGSANILEVEPCITRLRVEVADPALVDDAALKSHGAFGVVRSGNVVQVVVGPEADDLAARLDALR; translated from the coding sequence ATGTCCAAGGAGCTGGAGTTCCTGGCGGATCTCGGCGGTTCGGCGAACATTCTCGAGGTGGAGCCCTGCATCACGCGGCTCCGCGTCGAGGTCGCCGACCCGGCGCTCGTCGACGACGCGGCGCTCAAGTCGCACGGTGCCTTCGGCGTCGTGCGATCGGGCAACGTCGTGCAGGTCGTCGTCGGCCCGGAGGCCGACGACCTCGCTGCGCGGCTCGACGCGCTTCGCTGA
- a CDS encoding globin, with the protein MTVTPGPAFPKPAATFYDEVGGHETFALLTQRFYDGVREDDLLAPMYPEADLEGAQWRLEAFLEQYWGGPTTYSAQRGHPRLRMRHAPFEVTPAARDRWLAHMRAALLSLDLPPLHEATLWDYLERAAHAMVNASGDPGPDGDDRPSPLAPPRGGSLL; encoded by the coding sequence GTGACCGTGACGCCCGGACCCGCCTTCCCCAAGCCTGCCGCGACCTTCTACGACGAGGTGGGTGGGCACGAGACCTTCGCCCTGCTGACGCAACGGTTCTACGACGGCGTCCGCGAGGACGACCTCCTCGCGCCGATGTACCCGGAGGCGGACCTCGAGGGCGCGCAGTGGCGGCTCGAGGCGTTCCTCGAGCAGTACTGGGGTGGTCCGACCACCTACTCCGCGCAGCGCGGGCACCCGCGGCTGCGGATGCGCCACGCCCCCTTCGAGGTGACGCCCGCCGCACGCGACCGCTGGCTCGCCCACATGCGCGCGGCGCTGCTGTCGCTCGACCTCCCGCCCCTCCACGAGGCGACCCTGTGGGACTACCTCGAGCGCGCCGCGCACGCGATGGTCAACGCCTCGGGGGACCCGGGGCCCGACGGCGACGATCGCCCGTCCCCGCTCGCTCCCCCGCGCGGCGGGAGCCTCCTGTGA
- a CDS encoding acyl-CoA thioesterase has product MSAHPELDGVPAGHEVFASILDIFDLTEVGPLTYSGGSLPHFNRRIYGGQVFGQAIVAAGRTVPADRFAHSVHGYFLRPGNLDAALTFAVEELHDGGSFSARRTHALQDGVPILSLIASFQEVQEGFEHATPMPPDVPGPEGLPSSDAIFRSSAEVARQYLAPKTAFDVRHVEPQLYLGPDPEPGTRQAMWIRAHGEMPAAADRNLRAALLVYACDQAMLEPVLREHELAWTTPGLLMASIDHATWWHRDVDVTQWLLFVQDSPAAQGGRGLGTARVYDRAGHLVASIAQEGMVRRRRPKGEAPPA; this is encoded by the coding sequence GTGAGCGCGCACCCCGAGCTCGACGGCGTCCCCGCCGGCCACGAGGTCTTCGCCTCAATCCTCGACATCTTCGACCTGACGGAGGTCGGGCCGCTGACGTACTCGGGCGGCTCCCTCCCGCACTTCAACCGTCGGATCTACGGCGGTCAGGTCTTCGGCCAGGCGATCGTCGCGGCCGGTCGGACCGTGCCGGCCGACCGCTTCGCGCACTCGGTGCACGGCTACTTCCTGCGGCCGGGCAACCTCGACGCCGCACTGACGTTCGCCGTCGAGGAGCTGCACGACGGCGGATCCTTCTCCGCCCGACGCACCCACGCGCTGCAGGACGGCGTGCCGATCCTCTCGCTCATCGCCTCCTTCCAGGAGGTGCAGGAGGGCTTCGAGCACGCCACCCCGATGCCGCCGGACGTGCCGGGCCCCGAGGGGCTGCCGAGCTCGGACGCGATCTTCCGCTCCTCCGCCGAGGTGGCCCGGCAGTACCTCGCGCCGAAGACGGCCTTCGACGTGCGCCACGTCGAGCCGCAGCTCTACCTCGGCCCGGACCCCGAGCCCGGGACGCGTCAGGCGATGTGGATCCGCGCGCACGGCGAGATGCCGGCGGCGGCGGACCGCAACCTGCGCGCCGCGCTGCTGGTCTACGCGTGCGACCAGGCGATGCTCGAGCCGGTCCTGCGCGAGCACGAGCTCGCGTGGACGACGCCGGGTCTCCTGATGGCGAGCATCGACCACGCCACGTGGTGGCACCGCGACGTCGACGTCACGCAGTGGCTGCTGTTCGTGCAGGACTCCCCCGCGGCGCAGGGCGGCCGTGGGCTGGGGACCGCGCGCGTGTACGACCGGGCGGGTCACCTCGTGGCGAGCATCGCCCAGGAGGGCATGGTCCGCCGTCGTCGTCCGAAGGGTGAGGCGCCGCCGGCCTGA
- a CDS encoding DUF4126 domain-containing protein, which yields MLELLTGLGLASASGLNAYVPLLALGLLGRFTDVVTLPAGWAWLENPWLLIVLGVLCVVDVVADKIPAVDSVNDVVQTLVRPASGGIVFASGVGTETVAVSDPGAMFADGRWIPVVIGVVVALVVHLTKAGVRPVANVATAGVSAPVLSTVEDATSLSLVAAAILLPVLVLVLLGGVVGAGVVLLRRRRRSRAVARPRSAPR from the coding sequence GTGCTCGAACTCCTCACCGGTCTCGGCCTGGCCTCGGCGTCAGGGCTGAACGCCTACGTCCCGCTGCTGGCGCTCGGCCTGCTCGGACGGTTCACGGACGTCGTCACGCTGCCGGCCGGATGGGCCTGGCTCGAGAACCCGTGGCTGCTGATCGTGCTCGGCGTGCTGTGCGTGGTCGACGTCGTCGCGGACAAGATCCCCGCGGTCGACTCGGTCAACGACGTCGTGCAGACCCTCGTGCGGCCGGCCTCCGGCGGGATCGTGTTCGCCTCGGGCGTCGGCACGGAGACGGTGGCCGTGAGCGATCCCGGCGCGATGTTCGCCGACGGCCGCTGGATCCCGGTGGTGATCGGCGTCGTCGTCGCCCTCGTGGTGCACCTGACCAAGGCGGGCGTGCGCCCGGTGGCGAACGTCGCGACCGCCGGCGTCTCGGCCCCGGTGCTCTCGACGGTCGAGGACGCCACCAGCCTCTCGCTCGTCGCCGCCGCGATCCTGCTGCCGGTGCTCGTGCTCGTGCTGCTCGGGGGCGTGGTGGGGGCGGGCGTCGTGCTGCTGCGCCGACGGCGTCGCTCGCGGGCCGTCGCGCGCCCCCGATCCGCCCCTCGCTGA
- a CDS encoding SDR family oxidoreductase: protein MTTTRVAAVTGVTGYVGGRLVPELLRAGFSVRGIARNPGRLRDRPWRSEIDVAEADLTDAEATRAALDGVDVVYYLVHSLSADSTFAARDRRTALTFAQAAREAGVKRIVYLGGMHPEAEPGELSLHLESRREIGDILLASGVPTAALQAAVILGSGSASFEMMRYITERLPAMIAPRWVENRIQPIAVRDVLRYLVGAADIPPDVSRTFDIGGPEVLTYRQMMHRYAKIAGLPRRTIIPVPVLTPWLSSHWVGIVTPVPSSIAKPLVGSLVHEVVAREHDIKAYVPDPPEGLTGFDRAVELALAKIEGDAVETRWSDAWRADPGQSQAGDPAWAGGSELEDVRTLDVEASPDTVFDVLQAIGGESGWYSWPLAWRVRGILDRLVGGPGLRRGRRSSSRLSLNDVVDVWRVEDVTPGEMLRLRAEMKLPGRAWLEFRLEPHGDGTRITQRALFQPKGLAGQAYWFSLVPFHPLIFSQMIEGIGEAAKVAQRSGTDDGDGVGPADAEKAVDEVVKGG from the coding sequence ATGACCACCACACGCGTCGCCGCCGTCACGGGAGTCACGGGCTACGTCGGGGGCCGCCTCGTCCCCGAGCTCCTGCGCGCCGGCTTCTCCGTCCGCGGGATCGCCCGCAACCCCGGTCGCCTGCGCGACCGCCCCTGGCGCTCCGAGATCGACGTCGCCGAGGCCGACCTCACGGATGCGGAGGCGACCCGCGCCGCGCTCGACGGCGTCGACGTCGTCTACTACCTCGTGCACTCCCTCTCGGCCGACTCGACGTTCGCGGCCCGGGACCGGCGCACCGCGCTGACGTTCGCCCAGGCAGCGCGCGAGGCGGGCGTGAAGCGCATCGTCTACCTCGGCGGGATGCACCCCGAGGCCGAGCCGGGCGAGCTGTCGCTGCACCTGGAGTCACGCCGCGAGATCGGCGACATCCTGCTCGCCTCCGGCGTTCCGACGGCGGCGCTCCAGGCCGCGGTCATCCTCGGCTCCGGCTCCGCCTCGTTCGAGATGATGCGCTACATCACGGAGCGTCTGCCGGCGATGATCGCGCCCCGCTGGGTCGAGAACCGCATCCAGCCGATCGCCGTGCGGGACGTGCTGCGCTACCTCGTCGGCGCCGCCGACATCCCGCCGGACGTCTCACGCACGTTCGACATCGGTGGCCCCGAGGTCCTCACCTACCGGCAGATGATGCACCGGTACGCGAAGATCGCCGGTCTCCCGCGGCGCACGATCATCCCGGTCCCCGTCCTGACCCCGTGGCTGTCGAGCCACTGGGTCGGCATCGTGACACCGGTCCCCTCTTCGATCGCCAAGCCGCTGGTCGGCTCGCTGGTGCACGAGGTGGTCGCACGCGAGCACGACATCAAGGCCTACGTCCCCGACCCGCCCGAGGGCCTGACCGGCTTCGACCGCGCCGTCGAGCTCGCGCTGGCGAAGATCGAGGGCGACGCCGTCGAGACCCGCTGGTCCGACGCCTGGCGCGCGGACCCGGGTCAGAGCCAGGCCGGCGACCCCGCGTGGGCGGGCGGCTCGGAGCTCGAGGACGTTCGCACGCTCGACGTCGAGGCCTCCCCCGACACCGTGTTCGACGTCCTGCAGGCCATCGGCGGCGAGTCCGGCTGGTACTCGTGGCCGCTCGCGTGGCGCGTCCGCGGGATCCTCGACCGCCTCGTCGGCGGACCCGGTCTGCGCCGCGGACGCCGGTCGTCGAGCCGGTTGTCCCTGAACGACGTCGTGGACGTCTGGCGCGTCGAGGACGTGACGCCCGGCGAGATGCTGCGGCTGCGCGCCGAGATGAAGCTGCCCGGCCGCGCCTGGCTCGAGTTCCGGCTCGAGCCGCACGGGGACGGCACCCGCATCACGCAGCGCGCGCTGTTCCAGCCCAAGGGACTGGCGGGGCAGGCCTACTGGTTCTCGCTCGTGCCGTTCCACCCGCTGATCTTCAGCCAGATGATCGAGGGGATCGGCGAGGCCGCGAAGGTCGCGCAGCGGTCCGGGACCGACGACGGCGACGGCGTGGGTCCCGCCGACGCCGAGAAGGCGGTCGACGAGGTCGTCAAGGGCGGCTGA
- a CDS encoding Hsp70 family protein has protein sequence MLEAVVSVPAHAHTAQRFLTIEAFRRAGFHVLSLVNEPSAAGFEYTHRQPRTLSSKRTEVLVYDLGGGTFDASLVRAEGVHHEVLDSVGVNRLGGDDIDQILAETAVRLAGDDGVAIGRAQWRQLLEDSREAKERLTPQTRRIVLDVGERAVIVPVDEFYAAATPVVEASIAAMEPLVGRLDGGVDGSSDAAGTALASVAGIYLVGGGSSLPLVPRLLRERFGRRVYRSPYPAAATAIGLAIAADPDSGFTLHDTLSRGFGVFRERDGGAALGFDEILPRTARLPQSGSSTVVRRYRAAHNIGWYRFVEYTALDDDGRPAGAIVPFAELLFPFDPALQGEAGDAVAGGGWATWPASPSSATTPTTRSRRATRSTPTAWSA, from the coding sequence GTGCTCGAGGCCGTCGTCTCCGTGCCCGCGCACGCCCACACCGCCCAGCGCTTCCTCACCATCGAGGCCTTCCGCCGCGCCGGATTCCACGTGCTCTCGCTCGTCAACGAGCCCTCCGCGGCCGGGTTCGAGTACACCCACCGCCAGCCGCGCACGCTGTCCTCGAAGCGCACGGAGGTGCTCGTCTACGACCTCGGTGGCGGCACGTTCGACGCCTCGCTCGTGCGGGCCGAGGGCGTGCACCACGAGGTGCTCGACTCGGTCGGTGTGAACCGGCTCGGCGGCGACGACATCGACCAGATCCTCGCGGAGACGGCCGTGCGGCTCGCGGGCGACGACGGCGTCGCGATCGGTCGCGCGCAGTGGCGCCAGCTGCTCGAGGACAGCCGCGAGGCCAAGGAACGCCTGACCCCGCAGACCCGCCGGATCGTGCTCGACGTCGGCGAGAGGGCCGTGATCGTGCCCGTGGACGAGTTCTACGCGGCGGCGACACCGGTGGTCGAGGCGTCGATCGCCGCGATGGAACCGCTGGTGGGCCGGCTCGACGGCGGGGTGGACGGGTCCTCCGACGCCGCCGGTACCGCGCTCGCGTCGGTCGCGGGGATCTACCTCGTCGGCGGCGGCTCGAGCCTGCCGCTCGTGCCCCGACTGCTGCGCGAGCGCTTCGGGCGCCGCGTCTACCGCTCGCCCTACCCGGCCGCGGCGACGGCCATCGGGCTCGCCATCGCCGCCGACCCCGACTCCGGCTTCACGTTGCACGACACGCTGTCCCGCGGGTTCGGGGTCTTCCGGGAGCGCGACGGCGGGGCAGCCCTCGGCTTCGACGAGATCCTGCCGCGCACGGCCCGGCTCCCGCAGTCCGGCAGCAGCACCGTGGTGCGCCGCTACCGCGCCGCCCACAACATCGGCTGGTACCGGTTCGTGGAGTACACGGCGCTCGACGACGACGGCCGCCCCGCCGGCGCGATCGTCCCGTTCGCGGAGCTGCTGTTCCCGTTCGACCCCGCCCTGCAGGGCGAGGCGGGCGACGCCGTGGCGGGCGGGGGCTGGGCGACCTGGCCGGCGTCGCCGTCGAGCGCCACGACGCCGACCACGAGATCGAGGAGAGCTACACGCTCGACGCCGACGGCGTGGTCCGCCTGA
- a CDS encoding acyl-CoA thioesterase has translation MTTDPAAEMPAETPVTPATPPATTRLRIPVAVRWSDLDAYGHVNNAQAFTLLEEARIEAFWANPERPDPWPTAILAMGHGAPVQTLVARQEMEYARPMPHLRSGLLVQLWIGRMGGSSIEVCYSIHDPEPGTARTGPPLTSPPYAVAATTLVMVTTATGAPTRLLPEHREALMPYLDTPVAFRHRR, from the coding sequence GTGACGACCGATCCCGCCGCTGAGATGCCCGCGGAGACGCCCGTGACCCCGGCCACGCCCCCGGCCACGACCCGCCTCCGCATCCCGGTCGCCGTGCGCTGGTCCGACCTGGACGCCTACGGGCACGTGAACAACGCGCAGGCGTTCACGCTCCTGGAGGAGGCGCGCATCGAGGCGTTCTGGGCCAACCCCGAGCGCCCCGACCCGTGGCCGACGGCCATCCTCGCGATGGGCCACGGGGCCCCCGTGCAGACGCTGGTCGCCCGCCAGGAGATGGAGTACGCCCGGCCGATGCCGCACCTGCGCTCCGGCCTGCTGGTCCAGCTCTGGATCGGCCGGATGGGCGGGTCGAGCATCGAGGTCTGCTACTCGATCCACGACCCGGAGCCGGGTACGGCGCGGACGGGACCGCCGCTGACCAGCCCGCCCTACGCCGTCGCGGCCACCACGCTCGTGATGGTGACGACGGCGACCGGCGCCCCCACCCGCCTGCTGCCCGAGCACCGCGAGGCACTGATGCCCTACCTCGACACCCCGGTCGCGTTCCGCCACCGCCGCTGA
- a CDS encoding GTPase → MRARALDLATRTASLREIVDVGRDRLPAEILGSVTGVLDRVGERAALSAEHTVVALAGATGAGKSSIFNALVGAEVARTSRQRPTTSVALGVVSESPELRAGSTGLLDWLGVPQRQDHAVDAAHPDGLVLLDLPDHDSVVAEHRVRADHVTQRADLLVWVTNPQKYADGVLHTDYLAPLAGRRGVVVVLNQVDRLSPADAAACLADLARLVRQDGVDATVVATSATTGAGLEELRELISQAVQRRTAMTVRLSAELTSASDAVLAALPQRPDATRETERAHAALTASLEAAAGVPLVVRAVQGSAVRDAVAHTGWPPTRWLQGLRRDPLRSLGLRPSLPSRRRTDVAAEAGSGTAVADDLTRSSLPAASPALRSAVSSAARAYVDSASTQLPPVWGDRVHAEVVDRAQELPDALDLAVTRTSVGAVQPARWWRAVGTLQWLLVAALGAGLLWLAVLAVMTYLQLPALLTPVLGLGSLELPWPTVLAIGGAALGILTATLGRWAASVGARRRARRARARLRRSIDTVAQERLVGHVQAELTALRTIRDAAARVRG, encoded by the coding sequence GTGAGGGCCCGCGCACTCGACCTCGCCACCCGGACCGCCTCCCTCCGCGAGATCGTCGACGTCGGACGCGACCGCCTGCCGGCCGAGATCCTCGGCTCCGTCACCGGGGTCCTGGACCGGGTCGGCGAGCGGGCCGCGCTCTCGGCCGAACACACCGTGGTCGCGCTGGCCGGGGCGACCGGTGCCGGGAAGTCCTCGATCTTCAACGCGCTCGTCGGCGCCGAGGTGGCGCGCACGAGCCGACAGCGCCCCACGACGTCGGTCGCCCTCGGCGTGGTGTCCGAGTCGCCCGAGCTCCGGGCCGGCTCGACCGGCCTGCTGGACTGGCTCGGGGTGCCTCAGCGCCAGGACCACGCCGTCGACGCCGCGCACCCCGACGGCCTCGTGCTGCTGGACCTGCCCGACCACGACTCCGTCGTCGCCGAGCACCGCGTGCGGGCCGACCACGTCACCCAGCGCGCCGACCTGCTCGTGTGGGTCACCAACCCGCAGAAGTATGCGGACGGCGTGCTCCACACCGACTACCTCGCGCCGCTCGCGGGCCGCCGCGGCGTCGTCGTCGTGCTGAACCAGGTCGACCGGCTCAGCCCCGCCGACGCGGCCGCCTGCCTGGCCGACCTCGCGCGGCTGGTGCGCCAGGACGGCGTGGACGCCACCGTCGTCGCGACGTCCGCCACCACGGGAGCCGGGCTGGAGGAGCTGCGGGAGCTGATCTCGCAGGCCGTCCAGCGCCGCACGGCGATGACCGTGCGACTGTCGGCCGAGCTCACGAGCGCGAGCGACGCCGTCCTCGCGGCCCTCCCGCAGCGCCCGGACGCCACGCGGGAGACCGAGCGCGCGCACGCCGCGCTGACCGCCTCCCTCGAGGCCGCCGCCGGGGTGCCGCTGGTGGTCAGGGCGGTCCAGGGGTCCGCCGTCCGCGACGCGGTCGCCCACACCGGCTGGCCGCCGACGCGGTGGCTGCAGGGGCTGCGCCGCGACCCGCTCCGCAGCCTGGGGCTGCGGCCGTCGCTGCCCTCGCGCCGTCGGACGGACGTGGCGGCCGAGGCCGGATCCGGCACCGCCGTCGCCGACGACCTCACGCGCTCGTCCCTGCCGGCCGCCTCCCCGGCGCTGCGGTCGGCCGTCTCGAGCGCCGCACGCGCCTACGTCGACAGCGCGAGCACGCAGCTGCCGCCGGTCTGGGGCGACCGGGTGCACGCCGAGGTGGTCGACCGCGCGCAGGAGCTTCCCGACGCGCTCGACCTCGCCGTCACCCGCACCTCCGTCGGCGCGGTCCAGCCGGCCCGCTGGTGGCGCGCCGTCGGCACGCTGCAGTGGCTGCTCGTCGCCGCACTCGGCGCGGGTCTGCTCTGGCTCGCCGTCCTCGCCGTGATGACCTACCTGCAGCTGCCCGCGCTGCTCACGCCGGTCCTCGGTCTGGGAAGCCTGGAGCTGCCGTGGCCGACGGTGCTGGCGATCGGCGGGGCCGCCCTCGGCATCCTCACCGCGACGCTGGGCCGCTGGGCGGCCTCGGTCGGTGCGCGACGGCGCGCCCGGCGGGCCCGCGCACGCCTGCGCCGCAGCATCGACACCGTGGCGCAGGAGCGCCTGGTCGGACACGTCCAGGCCGAGCTGACCGCGCTGCGCACGATCCGCGACGCGGCAGCCCGCGTGCGCGGCTGA
- a CDS encoding dynamin family protein, with translation MTDPVEPGDVAASARASLTSSLDVARGRLAATSLPLEGTGVEDARRRRRELLDQLDDYLLPRLRSDGAPLLVVVGGSTGAGKSTLVNSLLGAPLTRPGVLRPTTRSPVLVHHPSDEPWFAGDRVFPTLPRVRTVRDDAAPRAAAPEVEDATTVRALRLAPYPGMPPGMALLDAPDIDSLETANRDLAAQLLAAADLWLFVTTAARYADAVPWEQLRAAAARRAQIALVLDRVDHGSDEVAVDLARLMAGNGLAGVPLFVVPEAPLDAQGMLPERAVADVAGWLSDLGGDAGARDEVALATRDGVIEDVASNLDALADAVEAQAAAAERLADAVTTNYAQARTQVRAATSDGVMLRGEVLARWQDFVGASDVMRSIERGVGRVRDAVGAFFRGGRVSPDTVEVAIAHGLEAVTLDAVETAREKTRALWRADPAGAGLLASGAATSSSAAGVTGVTTADLRAVIAQQIRGWQEDVLAVVREQGEDRRGLARALSFGVNGLGVAVMVLVFAGTGGLTGAEVGIAGGTAVLAQKVLEAAFGDDAVRRLTVLASERLEERLGSVLDADAAIALTRVAALGIAADDGPALRAAAAAVTTAAHAERVERSLAHREHAAGGGLLAPRLRGADLAGRTDLDDDGSGSEMLSPYQSRPTSTAPDPGAASETEEAPRAGFWRRMFGRGGDA, from the coding sequence ATGACCGACCCCGTGGAGCCCGGAGACGTCGCGGCCTCCGCCCGGGCGTCCCTCACCAGCAGTCTCGACGTCGCCCGCGGCCGTCTCGCCGCCACCTCCCTCCCGCTGGAGGGGACCGGAGTCGAGGACGCGCGTCGTCGCCGTCGCGAACTGCTGGACCAGCTGGACGACTACCTGCTGCCGCGGCTGCGCTCGGACGGCGCCCCGCTGCTGGTCGTCGTGGGCGGCTCGACCGGGGCCGGGAAGTCGACCCTCGTGAACTCGCTGCTCGGCGCTCCGCTGACGCGCCCCGGCGTGCTCCGGCCCACCACCCGGTCCCCGGTGCTCGTCCACCACCCCTCCGACGAGCCGTGGTTCGCCGGCGATCGCGTCTTCCCCACGCTGCCCCGCGTGCGCACGGTGCGCGACGACGCCGCGCCGCGGGCCGCCGCCCCGGAGGTGGAGGACGCGACGACGGTCCGGGCGCTGCGCCTCGCACCGTATCCCGGGATGCCGCCCGGGATGGCTCTGCTGGACGCCCCCGACATCGACTCGCTCGAGACCGCCAACCGCGACCTCGCGGCCCAGCTGCTCGCCGCCGCCGACCTGTGGCTCTTCGTCACCACGGCCGCCCGGTACGCCGACGCCGTCCCGTGGGAGCAGCTCCGGGCGGCCGCCGCGCGGCGGGCCCAGATCGCGCTCGTGCTGGATCGGGTCGACCACGGCAGCGACGAGGTCGCCGTCGACCTCGCTCGTCTGATGGCGGGCAACGGTCTGGCCGGCGTGCCGCTGTTCGTCGTGCCCGAGGCGCCGCTCGACGCCCAGGGGATGCTGCCCGAGCGGGCCGTCGCCGACGTCGCCGGCTGGCTCTCCGACCTCGGTGGCGACGCCGGGGCCCGTGACGAGGTGGCTCTCGCCACCCGGGACGGCGTGATCGAGGACGTCGCGAGCAACCTCGACGCCCTGGCCGACGCCGTCGAGGCCCAGGCGGCCGCCGCCGAACGGCTCGCCGACGCCGTTACCACGAACTACGCGCAGGCCCGCACGCAGGTGCGCGCCGCGACGTCCGACGGCGTCATGCTGCGCGGCGAGGTGCTCGCCCGCTGGCAGGACTTCGTCGGCGCCAGCGACGTGATGCGCTCGATCGAGCGCGGCGTGGGGCGGGTGCGCGACGCCGTCGGCGCCTTCTTCCGCGGCGGCCGCGTCAGCCCCGACACGGTCGAGGTCGCGATCGCCCACGGCCTCGAGGCCGTCACGCTCGACGCCGTCGAGACCGCTCGCGAGAAGACCCGTGCCCTGTGGCGCGCCGACCCCGCCGGCGCCGGCCTGCTCGCCTCCGGCGCGGCCACGTCGTCGTCCGCCGCCGGGGTCACCGGCGTCACCACGGCCGACCTGCGCGCCGTCATCGCGCAGCAGATCCGCGGCTGGCAGGAGGACGTCCTCGCCGTCGTGCGCGAGCAGGGCGAGGACAGGCGCGGGCTCGCCCGTGCCCTCTCGTTCGGGGTCAACGGCCTCGGTGTCGCCGTCATGGTCCTCGTCTTCGCCGGCACGGGCGGCCTCACCGGGGCCGAGGTCGGCATCGCCGGCGGGACCGCGGTGCTGGCCCAGAAGGTGCTCGAGGCCGCGTTCGGCGACGACGCCGTCCGCCGTCTCACCGTGCTCGCCTCCGAGCGGCTCGAGGAGCGCCTGGGTTCGGTGCTCGACGCCGACGCCGCCATCGCACTCACCCGAGTGGCCGCGCTCGGGATCGCCGCCGACGACGGGCCCGCCCTGCGCGCGGCCGCGGCCGCCGTCACGACCGCCGCCCACGCCGAGCGGGTCGAGCGGTCGCTCGCCCACCGCGAGCACGCCGCCGGCGGTGGCCTCCTCGCGCCGCGGCTGCGCGGGGCCGACCTGGCCGGCCGAACCGATCTCGACGACGACGGATCGGGTTCCGAGATGCTCTCGCCCTACCAGTCCCGTCCGACCTCGACCGCGCCGGACCCCGGTGCGGCGAGCGAGACCGAGGAGGCGCCGCGCGCCGGCTTCTGGCGTCGGATGTTCGGCAGGGGAGGGGACGCGTGA